The following coding sequences lie in one Paenibacillus durus ATCC 35681 genomic window:
- a CDS encoding polysaccharide biosynthesis protein, whose protein sequence is MFRKHRLTILMLLDSFIVLTAIFAGSFLVNASFNVFTHPVVISSVALLLSHHLFAFVYHLYKKAWEYASVEEIILISKVVTFSMVAAATVQYVFSGNVQYRLLLVTWLLHMLLIGGSRFCWRIIRAAHDKQETQSEPDNAKRTLIIGAGAAGTMVARQLMSGSNKALKPVAFIDDNLNKLGLDIMGIPVVGGTTDIVELAERYQIEHIVIAIPSLSKNQLKTIYDECTNTSAKTQTIPMLEDIASGKVSVSQIRDIQVEDLLGREAVQLDIDRISDYVTGKVVLVTGAGGSIGSEVCRQISRFRPKKLVLLGHGENSIYTIEIELKAKFRDSGIQFYTEIADLQDESKIISLMELHCPDVVYHAAAHKHVPLMQRNPEEAVKNNIIGTMNVAQAASVAGVGTFVMISTDKAVNPTSVMGSTKRIAEMIIQHHDRFSSTKFVAVRFGNVLGSRGSVIPLFRKQIEQGGPVTVTHPDMVRYFMTIPEASRLVIQAGALARGGEIFVLDMGEPVKIVDLAKNLIRMSGYSTEEIGIEFTGMRPGEKLYEELLRDTEVHEVQVYPKIYVGKSYEVNFESINHLLKVYDSLSIEELRTMLLDIANNRFEMAPLKKATVV, encoded by the coding sequence TTGTTTCGTAAGCATCGGCTAACTATTTTGATGTTGTTGGATTCGTTTATTGTGTTGACGGCTATTTTCGCGGGAAGCTTCCTGGTGAACGCCTCTTTTAATGTATTTACACATCCGGTGGTTATCAGTTCGGTTGCATTGCTCCTGAGTCATCATCTCTTTGCTTTTGTGTACCATTTGTACAAGAAAGCCTGGGAATATGCCAGCGTTGAAGAAATTATCCTCATCAGCAAAGTGGTGACATTCTCCATGGTTGCCGCGGCTACCGTTCAATACGTCTTCTCGGGCAACGTTCAATACCGTCTGCTGCTGGTGACATGGCTGCTGCATATGCTGCTGATCGGCGGGTCGCGTTTTTGCTGGCGGATCATCAGAGCCGCCCATGACAAGCAAGAGACGCAGAGCGAGCCGGATAACGCCAAGCGGACGCTGATCATCGGTGCGGGCGCGGCCGGAACGATGGTGGCAAGACAGCTCATGTCCGGTTCGAACAAAGCGCTGAAGCCGGTCGCTTTCATTGATGACAATTTGAATAAGCTTGGCCTCGATATCATGGGGATTCCCGTTGTCGGCGGAACAACAGATATTGTAGAGCTGGCTGAACGGTATCAAATTGAACATATTGTCATCGCGATTCCTTCGCTTTCCAAGAACCAGCTAAAAACCATTTATGACGAATGCACCAATACCTCCGCCAAAACACAGACCATTCCCATGCTGGAGGATATAGCGAGCGGCAAAGTCTCCGTCAGCCAAATCAGGGATATTCAGGTCGAGGATCTCCTGGGCAGGGAAGCGGTTCAGCTGGATATTGACCGAATTTCCGATTATGTCACGGGAAAGGTTGTCCTCGTCACAGGAGCAGGCGGCTCCATCGGTTCGGAGGTATGCAGGCAAATCTCCAGATTCCGGCCGAAAAAGCTGGTGCTGCTCGGCCACGGAGAGAACAGCATCTATACGATTGAAATCGAGCTGAAAGCGAAATTCCGCGATTCCGGCATCCAGTTCTATACCGAAATCGCGGATTTGCAGGATGAAAGCAAGATCATCAGCTTAATGGAGCTGCACTGTCCGGACGTGGTCTATCACGCCGCAGCTCACAAGCATGTGCCGCTTATGCAGCGTAATCCCGAGGAAGCGGTCAAGAATAACATCATCGGCACGATGAATGTCGCGCAGGCCGCCAGCGTGGCGGGAGTCGGCACGTTTGTCATGATCTCAACGGACAAGGCGGTCAATCCGACCAGTGTGATGGGATCAACCAAACGGATTGCCGAGATGATTATTCAGCACCATGACCGGTTCAGCTCGACCAAATTTGTCGCTGTTCGATTCGGCAATGTGCTCGGCAGCCGCGGCAGCGTCATCCCGCTGTTCCGGAAGCAGATTGAGCAGGGCGGACCGGTAACCGTCACGCACCCGGATATGGTCCGGTATTTCATGACGATTCCCGAGGCGTCGCGATTGGTCATTCAGGCAGGCGCTCTGGCGCGCGGAGGAGAAATCTTCGTGCTGGATATGGGCGAGCCGGTCAAGATTGTGGATTTGGCCAAAAATCTGATCCGCATGTCGGGCTACTCCACCGAGGAAATCGGCATTGAGTTCACCGGCATGAGACCGGGAGAGAAGCTGTATGAAGAGCTACTGCGGGATACGGAAGTTCATGAAGTGCAGGTTTATCCCAAAATCTATGTCGGCAAATCATACGAGGTTAACTTTGAATCCATTAATCATCTGCTCAAGGTCTACGATTCGCTGTCCATCGAAGAACTGAGAACGATGCTGCTGGATATTGCCAACAACCGCTTTGAAATGGCTCCGCTTAAGAAAGCGACAGTCGTCTAG
- a CDS encoding glycosyltransferase family 4 protein, protein MSRKVLFCATVDYHFSAFHLPVLEWFKQRGWEVHIAARGGLDLPYVDKKFNIPIERSPLRRGNLEAYRQLREIMRQNDYGIIHAHTPMGGVLARLAAANSRNKGTRVIYTAHGFHFCKGSPLTNWLLYYPIEKGLSRLTDCLITINDEDYRLAARRRFKARQIEHVHGVGVNTDRFKPVTQVEKARLRQDSPYGPEDFLMFYAAEFNGNKNHQLLIRALARVQDQEPRIKLLLAGEGPLQEQCRKLALELGIADKVDFLGYRKDIDRLLPMCDAAVSASLREGLPVNIMEAMACGLPVIATSNRGHAELVKHGENGYIVEPGQEEPFAEHMLRLCRSMELRSRLGKRSLELTEAYKLPSVVEELASIYSKHMGEEEGYEAGNQRYHAHI, encoded by the coding sequence ATGTCCCGAAAAGTGTTGTTTTGCGCAACGGTAGATTACCATTTCAGCGCCTTTCATTTACCAGTGCTCGAATGGTTCAAGCAGCGCGGCTGGGAGGTTCATATCGCGGCCAGGGGCGGGCTTGACCTTCCTTACGTAGACAAGAAATTTAATATCCCGATTGAGCGGTCGCCGCTTCGCCGGGGTAACTTGGAAGCTTATCGTCAGCTAAGGGAAATTATGCGGCAGAATGACTACGGGATTATTCATGCCCATACCCCGATGGGCGGCGTTCTGGCCCGATTGGCAGCAGCCAATTCCCGTAACAAGGGAACTCGGGTAATCTATACCGCCCATGGCTTTCATTTCTGCAAAGGGTCGCCGCTGACGAACTGGCTGCTGTATTACCCGATCGAGAAGGGTCTTTCGCGGCTGACGGACTGTCTGATCACGATTAACGACGAAGATTATCGCTTGGCCGCCCGGCGGAGGTTCAAAGCGCGGCAAATTGAGCATGTGCATGGCGTGGGGGTCAACACGGACAGATTCAAGCCGGTGACACAGGTGGAGAAGGCCAGGCTAAGGCAGGATTCTCCCTATGGGCCGGAGGATTTCCTGATGTTCTATGCCGCGGAATTCAACGGAAATAAAAATCATCAGCTGCTCATTCGCGCCCTGGCCCGGGTTCAAGATCAAGAACCCAGAATCAAGCTTCTGCTCGCGGGAGAAGGCCCGCTGCAGGAACAATGCCGCAAGCTGGCATTGGAGCTCGGGATTGCGGACAAAGTGGACTTTCTCGGCTACCGGAAAGACATTGACCGGCTGCTGCCCATGTGCGATGCGGCGGTTTCGGCAAGTCTAAGGGAGGGACTGCCGGTCAATATTATGGAAGCGATGGCCTGCGGCCTTCCCGTTATCGCAACAAGCAACAGGGGTCATGCGGAGCTCGTGAAGCACGGAGAGAACGGATATATCGTTGAACCGGGTCAGGAGGAGCCGTTCGCCGAGCATATGCTTCGCCTGTGCCGATCCATGGAGTTACGGAGCAGGCTCGGCAAGAGAAGCCTGGAGCTTACCGAAGCTTATAAATTGCCATCGGTCGTAGAGGAGCTTGCGTCAATTTACTCAAAGCATATGGGAGAGGAGGAGGGATATGAAGCCGGAAATCAGCGTTATCATGCCCATATATAA
- a CDS encoding glycosyltransferase family 2 protein translates to MKPEISVIMPIYNMEAYLPRCLDSLLSQSFGDLEIIAVNDGSTDGSLPILEQYAGRDDRIVLINRSNGGVSSARNEGIRHAAGRYIAFVDPDDWADREMLMAMRQTAEDEDADIVMCTYVREFGTHAKEKIFRLPDVKVYRGEEVQEHITRRLFGPLREELAQPDYLDAWGPVWGKLYRADLIHRAAASFIDLEIIGTNEDSLFNIQVCHYASSFVFLNRPFYHYWKSNTSSITSRYNPLLESKFSKLYGYMNSFIAEHELPAEYTQALRNRVCINILGLGLNIISEDYKASPFAKIKDIHLLVSKWEVVSAFAGFELRYCTKAWRIFFLLGKWRVATGIYLMLKVINQLRIKNTRGVDNGTRSNSSGRHHDESGRTGDYAHELLPSDGPRQNSV, encoded by the coding sequence ATGAAGCCGGAAATCAGCGTTATCATGCCCATATATAATATGGAAGCTTATTTGCCGAGATGTCTGGATAGTCTGCTCAGCCAAAGCTTCGGCGATCTGGAGATTATCGCGGTTAACGACGGTTCGACGGACGGCAGTCTCCCCATTCTTGAGCAATATGCCGGAAGAGACGACCGCATAGTTCTCATCAACCGGAGCAACGGCGGCGTATCTTCCGCCCGCAATGAAGGCATCAGGCACGCAGCGGGAAGGTACATCGCCTTTGTCGATCCGGATGATTGGGCCGACCGGGAGATGCTCATGGCGATGCGCCAAACGGCGGAGGACGAGGATGCGGATATTGTCATGTGCACGTATGTGCGCGAGTTCGGTACGCACGCGAAAGAGAAAATATTCCGGCTGCCGGATGTGAAGGTATACCGGGGTGAAGAGGTTCAGGAGCATATTACGAGACGGCTGTTTGGTCCGCTGAGAGAGGAACTGGCGCAGCCTGATTATTTGGACGCCTGGGGACCCGTGTGGGGCAAGCTGTACCGGGCGGATCTGATTCACAGAGCGGCCGCCTCTTTTATCGATCTGGAAATTATCGGAACCAATGAGGACTCACTTTTTAACATCCAGGTATGTCACTATGCATCCTCCTTCGTCTTTCTAAATCGCCCGTTCTATCATTACTGGAAATCCAACACTTCGTCCATTACCTCCCGCTATAACCCTTTGTTGGAGAGTAAATTCAGCAAGCTGTACGGTTATATGAACTCTTTTATTGCAGAGCATGAACTGCCGGCAGAATATACTCAGGCGCTCCGCAACCGGGTGTGCATCAATATACTGGGACTCGGTCTCAACATTATAAGTGAAGATTACAAGGCATCGCCATTTGCCAAAATCAAGGATATTCACTTACTTGTCTCCAAGTGGGAAGTGGTCTCGGCGTTTGCCGGATTTGAGCTGAGGTACTGCACCAAAGCCTGGAGAATCTTTTTCCTGCTGGGAAAATGGAGAGTGGCTACGGGGATCTATCTGATGTTGAAGGTAATCAACCAATTGCGAATCAAGAATACGAGAGGTGTGGACAATGGAACCCGTTCGAATTCTTCAGGTCGTCACCATGATGAATCGGGGCGGACTGGAGACTATGCTCATGAACTACTACCGTCAGATGGACCGAGGCAAAATTCAGTTTGA
- a CDS encoding glycosyltransferase family 1 protein: MNYYRQMDRGKIQFDFMVHRLERGHYDDEIESLGGVIYRMPPIRPGNYRLYFKKLAEFFGTHSEYRVVHSHINENSSFVLRAAKQAGIPCRIAHSHLSDLKLDLKFPFRVYAKAVMKDNPTRYFACSKNAGRWLFGKRIEKTDDLIVMNNAINLREFALDLSVREQVRDELQAGERLVIGHVGRFNEQKNHTFLIDIFQSIYRRNPNVLLVLVGAGHLELAVRRKVEKLGLSGNVAFLGVRSDISRLMQSMDLFLFPSLYEGLPVVLVEAQAAGLRCIASSAITREADLTGRVRFIGLQDSPDYWALAVLDSSYEHADTAEQLRESGYDSAQTAAWLASFYHSAWRPILNPR, translated from the coding sequence ATGAACTACTACCGTCAGATGGACCGAGGCAAAATTCAGTTTGACTTTATGGTTCACCGGCTGGAGAGAGGCCACTATGATGACGAAATCGAATCGCTTGGCGGGGTCATCTACCGCATGCCGCCGATCAGACCGGGAAATTACAGGCTGTACTTTAAAAAATTGGCGGAGTTCTTTGGCACACACTCGGAATACCGCGTCGTTCATTCCCACATCAATGAGAACAGCAGCTTTGTTCTGCGGGCGGCGAAGCAGGCCGGAATTCCGTGCCGGATCGCACACAGCCATTTAAGCGACCTGAAACTGGATTTAAAGTTTCCTTTCCGCGTATACGCGAAAGCGGTCATGAAGGATAATCCAACCCGGTATTTTGCCTGCTCGAAGAACGCGGGACGCTGGCTGTTCGGCAAAAGGATTGAGAAGACAGATGATTTGATTGTCATGAATAACGCCATCAACCTTCGGGAGTTCGCATTAGACCTTTCTGTGCGCGAACAGGTGAGAGACGAGCTTCAGGCGGGCGAGCGTCTGGTGATCGGCCATGTCGGCCGGTTTAACGAGCAGAAGAACCACACGTTTCTGATTGACATCTTTCAGAGCATCTACCGGAGAAATCCCAATGTGCTTCTGGTTCTGGTTGGGGCGGGACATCTGGAGCTGGCGGTCCGGCGTAAAGTCGAAAAGCTGGGGTTAAGCGGCAATGTCGCCTTCCTGGGCGTACGTTCGGATATTTCCAGGCTGATGCAGAGCATGGATCTGTTCCTGTTCCCTTCCCTGTACGAAGGGCTTCCTGTCGTTCTCGTCGAAGCGCAGGCCGCAGGACTGAGATGCATCGCCTCTAGCGCAATTACCAGGGAGGCGGATTTAACGGGCAGGGTGCGGTTTATCGGTCTGCAGGACTCCCCAGACTATTGGGCGCTGGCGGTGCTGGATTCCTCCTATGAGCATGCGGATACAGCGGAGCAGCTGCGCGAAAGCGGATATGACTCCGCGCAGACCGCCGCGTGGCTGGCCTCCTTCTACCATTCGGCGTGGCGGCCAATTCTTAACCCGAGGTGA
- a CDS encoding glycosyltransferase family A protein translates to MVPSLTVFTPTYNRAHTLHLCYESLLRQSCKDFVWLIIDDGSTDRTRELVEGWISEGRIAIRYHYQDNLGMHGGHNAAYERIDTELNVCIDSDDYLADDAVDKILTFWKKYGSEQYAGIVGLDASPDGEIIGTDMPEGLKASTLSGLYAKWKVKGDKKLVYRTAMTSSVPPYPIFPGEKYVPLSYKYLLIDQQLPLLIMNEVLCHVEYRADGSSLNMMNQYRKNPQGFAFFRKVAMVYAPSFKERLREAVHYVSSSLIMGNRKFIAESPRKGMTVLALPLGSLLYLYIRRTQRAAPISATETPSRIRPVQESDSQ, encoded by the coding sequence ATGGTTCCTTCGCTTACGGTCTTTACTCCGACTTACAATAGAGCGCATACCCTCCATCTATGCTATGAGAGCCTGCTTAGGCAGTCCTGCAAGGATTTTGTCTGGCTGATTATCGACGACGGCTCCACGGACCGGACCAGAGAACTGGTAGAGGGCTGGATAAGCGAAGGCAGAATAGCCATCCGTTATCACTATCAGGACAATCTGGGCATGCACGGCGGGCATAATGCGGCCTATGAACGGATTGATACGGAGCTTAACGTCTGCATCGATTCGGATGATTATTTGGCCGATGATGCGGTGGATAAAATTCTCACCTTCTGGAAGAAGTATGGAAGCGAGCAGTATGCCGGTATCGTGGGCCTGGACGCTTCGCCGGACGGGGAAATTATCGGAACGGACATGCCGGAGGGGCTGAAAGCGTCGACGCTTAGCGGCCTGTACGCCAAGTGGAAGGTCAAGGGCGACAAGAAGCTGGTGTACCGTACCGCCATGACTAGCAGCGTTCCGCCTTACCCGATTTTTCCGGGCGAGAAATACGTTCCGCTCTCCTATAAATATCTGCTGATCGATCAGCAACTCCCGCTGCTGATCATGAACGAGGTGCTCTGCCATGTGGAATACAGAGCCGACGGCTCAAGCCTGAACATGATGAATCAGTATCGCAAAAACCCGCAGGGCTTCGCTTTTTTTCGGAAAGTGGCGATGGTTTATGCGCCTTCGTTCAAGGAAAGGCTTCGCGAAGCGGTCCATTACGTGTCCAGCAGCTTGATCATGGGGAACCGGAAATTTATTGCGGAGTCCCCGCGAAAGGGAATGACTGTGCTGGCGCTTCCGCTGGGAAGCTTGCTGTACCTGTACATTCGGCGGACGCAGCGCGCAGCGCCGATTTCCGCGACAGAAACGCCGAGCAGGATCAGGCCGGTTCAGGAGAGTGACTCCCAATGA
- a CDS encoding EpsG family protein, with the protein MTVLWILLAFAYLFSLSARYFSTPDVSLPATVRPNRVLFLATAVLFCLVAGLRKNIGDTEMYIHSYLTDDFTWQYVWTNDDIGFNIFQKFLKMYTNDPQYMILITAFITNMLIIMMLHKYARLFELGVYIYITSGAFIVSMNGIRQYLATSIVFAATKYLFEGNWKRYIPVVLFASLFHQSALILIPIFFIVRRKAWTASTLMLLGFAVLIVFGYSQFSQVLFSAIKDTQYGVYQTLSEGGANVVRVAFFGLPLVIAYLGRKKLSAQFPDIDIIVNMSLIGFVLMLVATQNWIFARLAIYFTLYQILLTAWMVKAFRRKDQKLVYLVVLIVYLIYFFYENVITLGIDYRSNIITWFN; encoded by the coding sequence ATGACCGTATTATGGATACTCCTGGCTTTTGCCTATCTGTTCTCGCTTTCGGCCAGGTACTTCTCCACGCCGGACGTATCTCTTCCTGCAACCGTCAGACCTAATCGTGTCCTGTTCCTAGCTACGGCCGTCCTGTTCTGTCTTGTTGCCGGGCTCCGGAAGAATATTGGCGATACGGAGATGTATATCCATTCATATCTCACAGATGATTTCACTTGGCAGTATGTGTGGACCAACGACGACATCGGCTTTAATATTTTTCAAAAATTTTTGAAGATGTACACGAACGATCCGCAGTACATGATCTTGATTACGGCGTTTATCACCAACATGCTCATTATTATGATGCTGCATAAATACGCGCGGCTGTTCGAGCTGGGCGTGTATATCTACATTACTTCCGGCGCGTTTATCGTCTCCATGAACGGAATCCGGCAGTATTTGGCGACTTCGATCGTATTCGCCGCGACAAAATATTTGTTTGAAGGCAACTGGAAGAGGTATATCCCGGTGGTCCTGTTCGCTTCTTTGTTCCATCAAAGCGCGCTGATTCTGATTCCGATCTTTTTCATCGTTAGGAGAAAAGCTTGGACGGCCTCGACCCTGATGCTGCTCGGCTTCGCGGTCCTGATCGTCTTCGGCTACAGTCAATTCTCGCAAGTTTTGTTCTCGGCGATCAAGGATACGCAGTATGGCGTGTACCAGACCTTGTCGGAGGGCGGCGCCAATGTTGTGCGGGTGGCCTTTTTCGGATTGCCGCTGGTCATTGCTTATCTTGGCAGGAAGAAGCTGAGCGCGCAGTTCCCTGACATTGATATTATTGTCAACATGTCGCTGATCGGATTTGTACTGATGCTGGTCGCTACCCAGAACTGGATTTTTGCCAGACTGGCGATCTATTTTACCCTTTATCAGATTTTGCTTACGGCATGGATGGTGAAGGCGTTCCGCAGAAAGGATCAGAAGCTGGTGTATCTGGTTGTCCTGATCGTGTACCTTATCTATTTCTTCTATGAAAATGTGATCACACTCGGCATTGATTATAGAAGCAACATTATCACCTGGTTCAACTAA
- a CDS encoding glycosyltransferase family 32 protein — MNSSTKIPKVVHYCWFGRGEKPGKLQKCIKSWHKHLPGFQFVEWNEDNFDVTVNRYVKEAYEHRKYAFVSDYARLHALYTRGGIYMDTDVEVIRPLDRFLELEAFSGFEDGHFLQSGTMGAVAGHPWIKELLDYYEGRSFLLPDGSPDTTTNTAVISEICIRHGLELNGKYQVTENGVTFYPRTYFSPYDYINGGSYLSEESYTIHHFAQSWLPLHVRIRSGVKRTVSRVVGPENIARMRKIFS, encoded by the coding sequence ATGAATTCTTCGACGAAGATCCCCAAGGTTGTCCATTACTGCTGGTTCGGCCGCGGCGAGAAGCCGGGAAAGCTTCAAAAATGCATCAAGAGCTGGCACAAGCATTTGCCCGGCTTTCAATTCGTGGAATGGAACGAGGATAACTTCGACGTAACGGTTAACCGGTATGTGAAGGAAGCCTATGAACACCGGAAATATGCGTTTGTCAGCGACTATGCCCGGCTGCACGCTTTATATACCCGAGGCGGAATCTATATGGACACGGATGTTGAAGTGATCAGGCCGCTGGACCGCTTTCTGGAGCTGGAGGCTTTCTCGGGGTTTGAGGATGGGCATTTTCTGCAATCGGGCACGATGGGGGCGGTCGCCGGACACCCCTGGATCAAGGAGCTGCTGGATTATTACGAGGGCCGGAGCTTTCTCCTGCCGGACGGCTCGCCGGATACGACGACCAACACGGCTGTGATCAGCGAAATTTGCATACGGCACGGTCTGGAGCTTAACGGAAAGTATCAGGTGACGGAGAACGGAGTAACCTTCTATCCCCGGACTTACTTTAGTCCGTACGATTACATTAATGGCGGAAGCTACCTGAGCGAGGAGAGCTATACGATTCATCATTTTGCGCAGTCCTGGCTTCCGCTTCACGTCCGGATAAGGAGCGGCGTAAAGCGGACGGTCAGCCGGGTAGTCGGTCCGGAGAATATTGCAAGAATGAGGAAGATATTCTCATAG
- a CDS encoding sugar transferase produces the protein MKRAFDLAVSLALLIVLSPVIAGTALLVRLKLGSPILFKQTRPGFHGKPFHVYKFRTMTDERDASGELLSDHIRLTSFGKFLRKYSLDELPQLWNVVNGDISLVGPRPLLMSYLQLYTEEQARRHLVKPGITGWAQVNGRNAISWEEKFKLDTWYVDHYSFALDLKILGMTLLKVVRSEGISSGNHVTMPVFQGGVNKEEGSGG, from the coding sequence ATGAAAAGAGCATTTGATCTGGCGGTATCGCTGGCGTTGTTGATTGTGCTGTCGCCCGTTATCGCGGGAACGGCATTGCTGGTGCGGTTAAAGCTCGGTTCGCCGATTCTGTTCAAGCAGACGCGGCCCGGATTCCATGGCAAACCATTTCATGTCTATAAATTCAGGACGATGACGGATGAGAGGGACGCCTCGGGCGAGCTTCTGTCCGATCATATCCGCCTGACATCATTCGGGAAATTTCTTCGCAAATACAGCTTGGATGAACTTCCCCAGCTGTGGAATGTGGTTAACGGCGATATTAGTCTGGTCGGTCCAAGGCCCCTGCTCATGAGCTATTTGCAGCTGTACACGGAGGAGCAGGCCCGCCGTCATCTGGTCAAGCCGGGAATTACCGGATGGGCGCAGGTGAACGGACGAAACGCGATTTCCTGGGAAGAGAAATTTAAGCTCGATACGTGGTATGTCGATCATTACAGCTTCGCTCTGGATCTGAAGATTTTGGGCATGACGCTGCTTAAAGTCGTCAGATCGGAAGGCATCAGCAGCGGAAACCACGTCACTATGCCTGTATTTCAGGGAGGCGTGAACAAAGAAGAAGGAAGTGGAGGTTGA
- a CDS encoding aminotransferase class I/II-fold pyridoxal phosphate-dependent enzyme yields the protein MANERIFLSPPHMSGREQLYINEAFDTNWIAPLGPNVDAFEQEIAEYTGAGGAVALSSGTAAIHIALCLLGAGPGDRVFCSSFTFVASANPVCYAGAEPVFIDSEPQTWNMSPEALERALEEADREGRLPKAVIVVHLYGQNAKMKEIMSLCGRYDVPVIEDAAESLGSTYEGKASGTLGKFGIYSFNGNKIITTSGGGMLVSDDEEALNKARFLATQARDPAPHYQHSVVGYNYRLSNVLAGVGRAQLQVLDERVEARRTVFENYREAFGGLKGVEFMPELPGTRSNRWLTALTIDEEDTGVKISDLLKALAQDNIEARPLWKPLHLQPIFERALFYPHSETLCVSERLFRSGICLPSGSSMTLEQQQRVIDCIQRSLGKVANPAR from the coding sequence ATGGCAAATGAACGGATCTTTCTGTCCCCGCCTCATATGAGCGGACGGGAGCAGCTATATATTAATGAAGCGTTTGATACGAACTGGATTGCGCCGCTCGGCCCCAATGTCGATGCCTTCGAACAGGAGATTGCCGAATATACGGGCGCGGGCGGAGCGGTTGCCCTGAGTTCGGGCACAGCTGCCATCCATATTGCGCTCTGTCTGCTTGGTGCCGGGCCCGGGGATCGGGTATTTTGCTCAAGCTTTACTTTTGTAGCGAGCGCCAATCCCGTGTGTTATGCCGGAGCCGAGCCGGTATTCATCGATTCCGAGCCGCAGACCTGGAATATGTCGCCCGAAGCGCTGGAGCGGGCGCTTGAAGAGGCGGACCGGGAGGGCCGTTTGCCCAAGGCGGTTATCGTCGTTCATTTGTACGGGCAGAACGCCAAGATGAAGGAAATCATGTCTTTATGCGGCCGCTATGATGTGCCGGTTATTGAGGACGCCGCAGAATCATTAGGCTCCACCTATGAAGGCAAGGCGAGCGGCACCCTTGGCAAGTTCGGCATTTACTCGTTCAACGGCAACAAGATCATTACGACCTCCGGCGGCGGCATGCTTGTATCCGATGATGAAGAGGCGCTGAACAAGGCGCGCTTCCTGGCGACCCAGGCGAGAGATCCAGCGCCGCATTACCAGCACAGCGTTGTGGGCTATAATTACAGGCTCAGCAATGTGCTTGCGGGCGTGGGCCGTGCCCAGCTTCAGGTACTGGATGAGCGGGTTGAGGCCAGAAGAACGGTATTCGAGAACTACCGGGAGGCTTTCGGGGGCTTGAAGGGCGTCGAGTTCATGCCGGAATTGCCGGGTACGCGTTCGAACCGTTGGCTGACTGCGCTTACGATTGACGAAGAGGATACCGGAGTCAAGATAAGCGATCTGTTAAAGGCGCTGGCCCAAGATAATATTGAAGCAAGACCCTTGTGGAAGCCGCTTCATCTTCAGCCGATCTTCGAGCGTGCGCTCTTCTATCCGCATAGCGAGACGCTCTGCGTATCCGAGCGGCTGTTCCGATCCGGCATCTGCCTTCCGTCAGGCTCCAGCATGACACTGGAGCAGCAGCAGCGGGTGATTGACTGCATTCAGCGCTCGCTGGGGAAGGTTGCGAACCCTGCCCGTTAG
- a CDS encoding acetyltransferase: protein MKNIVVFGAGGHAKAVIDAIEREGRYRISGLLDSYKAAGSEVYGYRVLGNEHYIADHRENIHGGIVAIGDNWTRALVAARIAALYPGFPFVTAVHPGAWIARGAELGQGTAVMAGAIVNSDTVIGEHCVLYPKASVDHDSRIGDYVTLAPGATTGGNVTVGEYSVISLGANVIHSVSVGEHTVIGAGATVLSDIGGYAVAYGTPAVIARSRAAGERYL, encoded by the coding sequence TTGAAAAACATCGTCGTGTTCGGCGCAGGGGGACATGCCAAAGCGGTCATCGACGCCATTGAACGGGAAGGACGATACCGGATCTCCGGGCTGCTCGACAGCTACAAAGCCGCAGGCTCCGAGGTTTACGGGTATCGGGTTCTTGGAAACGAACACTATATCGCCGATCATCGGGAGAACATTCATGGGGGCATCGTCGCCATTGGGGATAATTGGACCCGGGCTCTTGTCGCCGCCCGCATCGCCGCCCTCTACCCGGGCTTCCCCTTCGTGACGGCTGTCCATCCGGGCGCCTGGATCGCCAGGGGAGCGGAGCTCGGTCAAGGCACAGCCGTGATGGCGGGGGCCATCGTTAACAGCGATACCGTAATCGGCGAGCACTGCGTGCTGTATCCGAAGGCTTCGGTCGATCACGACAGCCGGATCGGGGATTATGTCACATTGGCTCCGGGCGCGACGACAGGCGGGAATGTGACGGTCGGCGAATACAGCGTTATCTCCCTGGGAGCGAATGTTATCCACTCCGTTAGCGTGGGAGAGCATACCGTTATTGGGGCGGGGGCCACCGTTCTATCCGATATTGGCGGCTACGCCGTAGCTTATGGGACGCCCGCCGTCATCGCAAGATCGCGCGCAGCGGGCGAACGGTATCTGTAA